The genomic region AGATTGATCCCCACGCCGAAGACGTACAAGAACAAGTTCTGGAGACTCAGAGGCAGACGCTGGGTTTTCAGCACCCGCTCGGTGTAAACGGCGGCCAGTCCTGAGATGAAACAGTAGACAAGCACCAACAGCAAACCCCAGGAAGTGATTTGGAGCCTGGCGGCGGATTCGCCTGACGCTTCCCAATCCAAACTGGAGTAGCTGTGACACACACCGGCAGCCACGAGCATCCCCAGAGCGAGCCACTGCCCCAGTCGCAACCGCTTCCCCAAGCAGGCCGTGTATAGGAGCGCAGTGGATGCGATTTTTAGGTTACTGAGCACTTGGAAGGAGCTGGGATCCATGTAGGCTTGCATGAACACCACTAGGTTGTTGTTGAAAGCGTAGAGAAGTGCAGGAATGGCGTACGGCACCACCATCCACGCTGATATTCTGAGGCCGGACAGATTTCCAGATGCCAGCAGAGCCGCGAAGGAAAGCACGAGCTTGATGAACTCGATCAGAAGCACACATGACGACGGGCTGAAGGGAACGCGGCCATCAACTTTGGTGAGGGAGATGAGAGGAGCGTGGGAACCGTAAATAAGGACCAGGAGAAGCAGGAGACAAAGCCAGCATCTTCTGAGAGGAGCTTCTGCTTCAGATGAACCGACATTATCAATCACAATCATGCTGGAAGTAGAGGAAGTTCTACAGCAGACTGAAACAAAGCACCGGGACAGATGGAATTCTTCAACGGTGCAGTGTTAAACAAAACAGGCATGATGCTTGAGCTGAGTCTGCAGTGTTAGTGTGTAAggctgcacaatttggccaaagattttgtgattatatatccacatgattataaaataatagcAGCAAAATTTTATCAtactactaaataaaaaaaatgtttaaataaaaaaaatcacttgtaatttcactgtaaaataaaaaaaataagaattcaaGGAAAGTAAAATTAgtgatattaaacaaatattataatacagtgagtattcattttacagtacAGCTGTgaaattctaattaaaaaattACTACAACTAAATGAAAACTACTACTGTAATTTAACTGTGAAACAAAACACACATAttcaagaaaaatgaaaaaaaaaaaaacaatgaaaatctaTAGTCACATATAGATCTCAGACCACAGTTTTATCTCATTCAACAGGGAAGGCGCTCTGATGTGAGGCTGAATGACACAAAAGCAATGCATGTTTTCCTCTTCAGTGTGAATCGGGTTGCTAACGAGCTGTTAATTACTCGGCCCTTTCTTCAGAGAGCTGAGGAAGTCTCGGACGCTTGTCTCGATGTTGGGCACCTCGTATTTCTGAGCGGCGTAGATTCCTGTCAAGGTCCCCAAAGCCACTCCCAGGAAGCCTGAGGAACGCAGTCTGGAAATCACACACCCGGCCAGGAATCCTTTCAGGAAAGGAGATGCTAATAGTGAGCCACCCTTTCAGGACAGACACAAACAGAACAGAAGAGACCGTTTCAGCTGTTGGGAGGAATGCAGGCATTCAGCTGTCAAtcttaatgtatataaaatacaacCTCTGTTTATTTTTACTCGTAATCAGTAAGACAGGAGTTTTCATAAGGGGGCTGGGGATGGCAAGGGGGTCCTTGATAAATTTGGCTaacttattcattttattattcacAAAGTTATCATcataattttgctttttttttaaatatttttctaaaataaaatatttgtgggAAATAAGTTCATCTTTAGATATGATGTTATAAGTATTTAATTTTGTTGTCATAATTAGGATTATAAAAGTTAACTAAAACGCTGAAAAAACATTTGTTACTTAAACTTTTACTGAAAAATGACCTATTTTAggcaaggcaacatttttcattttcatttactacatactgataacaaataataatttataaagctaataaataaaactgaaactggaataaacattaataaaacatatattcCCCATGATTgtttagcctagtgaaccaaactgagagaccattttgaaggctcaggaaacctttgcaggtgtttgagttgattagctgattggcatgtcaccatattctaatttgttgagttagtgaattggtgggtttttgttaaatgtgagccaaaatcatcccaaaattaaaagaaccaaagacttaaactacttcagtctgtgtggattacatttatttaatatacgagtttcacaattcgagttgaattactgaaataaattaacttttccacgacatcctaattgattgagatgcacctgtatgtgttCTTTAGTAATAGGTAATAGTAATAGTCGTGGTTCTGTAGTACCTGAGGAATTCCCGCCTGAACCTCATCCTCCACCTTCCTCTGGATCTCCTCCAGATGCTCTTTGAGCTCAACCAGATCCTTCAGTCGAGTCGCCGGATCCTGAAACAAAGACCACTGAGCTAAACCAACAAGACACAACACTGACAGATGAACAACAGAGATCTGTTGAACTCAATGCCCAAGCGCCTTTAGACCGGTTCATGAGTTCGTTTGTCTAATGTTTGGTTTTCTACGAGAGCTGTCAAATGCGAGTTCAGAAACACACGGTGACTTTGCATAACTCGAATAAACCTTCACAACAGCGATAATTAACAAACAGATGCATGTATGAATAGCACTTAAATACACATGGCATACCCGGGTTTGTTTTCATCTGTTAGCTAATTCattaaagacagacagacagtctctCACCTTGTCCTCCGCCATACTGCAGTTAAATGACAAACGATTCAATCTACGCTCGACTCATCCGGTCTGAATCAGGACGACTCGCTCGAACGCCACAAATCACGCCTGATTGTTCATGCCTCTCTTGAATATATTATCTCATATCTTAATATATTTTCACTAGGATTGACAACTCAATCGAGAAAAGAAGAGTTATGTTTAAATGGAAATGATAAATACATGAGCGGCTTGAAAGTTCAACGGCTCGAGAATAGAAATAATACAAATCACATTATACACGTATATTTTTCAATGCAATGCCATGTGATAACCGTAACTTTTCTCATCGCTTTTCACGATTGCCTAATCACAATTGTCCTGCATCACGCAATACCGAAGTTTTGTGTTATTCTGTAAAGGGGGTGATTTCTGTTTGTAATCAAAAGACTTAAATCTGTAACATTGGATACAAATGACAGCATTGAGGATTGGAAACATGTTGAGATTTGAATCAGTCTCAACGGAGGAATCGGCTCTCTACGCCACCAAGTGCCCACTGCGCTAAAAACAATTGTTTGTATCCTGAGAAACAGTTATTAACTCTATGGCTTTTACTCACATGTGaagtaaaataaaactataataaaaataaaataaaaatatcgctTAAACACTGCCGTAGGCTTTACTTTTGCAGATCCGACTCTCACTGGGCCTCCAGTTGTTCATCTGATCTCTCCTCCGCTGTTTTACTGCACTATACAGCAGGAAACCCAGACTAAAACACCGACTCAACTCCCGCATGATCCAGTCTGGATCATCCAGAAACCCGAGGCCGCGGCTTTAGCGCCGGTGTGGTGTGAGGAGGAGAGACCGGCCTgggtcgaccggaagttgaagtcttcttcttcttcttcttcttctttgttttcaaccagcttttggtgcattaccgccacttTATGCTCCGGAGTGTGAATCAGACAATAGGCTTACAATCTAGTTtccacatatataaaaaataaaaaataaatattttcccttaAGAAAGTTAACAATATTCTAACCTGTGCTCTGTCACCTATGCTCATCAATCCTATTAAAGTTAATTCCTGAACCCCTAATTCCCTCCAATTATTCTCCATTATCACTCTCTGTTCCTCATACCTCCTACATCTTATAATTATGTGCTCCACTGACTCCTCTTCTTGATACCACTCACACAAGCCTGTCTCGTGTCTTCCTATCATTTTCAGTGATTTGTTTAGCGCACCGTGCCCCAACCTTAATCTTGTCATTACAGTTTCCTCTCTCCTGTACCCACCACCTAACCTAGTTATTTTTACACTCTTTTGAATTTTATATAAATGCCTTCCTTTCTCCTCTCTGTCCCATCTTTCTTGCCacatttggttgttttttttcccAGATGATTTTCCCAGATGATACTTTTAACCTCtgctttacttattttaatttgcatttctaTATTTCCCTTCTTTAAAGCCTTCTTTGCCAATTCATCCACCTGCTCATTCCCTTTCACCCCTACATGTGCTGGAACCCACATAAATTGAACCTGTCCTCCTTGATTTGCTATCCTTGTAACTGATTGAAGGACTTCATATAACACATCCTGATGGCTTTTTGAGTGAAAAGACCTTAAACTCACTAGGACTGAGGATGAATCGGATAATATCAGCACcttttcttgtcttgttttttccACCCACCTCAAAGCAACTAATACTGCTACCATTTCCACTGTGTAAACTCATAAAAAATCTGATGTTCTTCTATTAATTCCTATTCCTTTAGCAGGAATTGCCACCCCATATCCTGTCACTCCTGTCTCAGGTTTCTTAGAaccatctgtatatatatatgtatgaatttTTTATAATCTTTACTTATGTGGTGCTTAAATGCACTTACCAAATCTATTTGATCTTTTTCTTTCCTCTTTAACTCTAATAAATACCAGTCAATATCAGGCCAAACAAGTACCCAAGGAGCCACCATCGGATATACAACTGCAGGGCTCATCTTCATATCAAAGACTCCAAATTCTTTTGCTACCTCATTGCCTACTTGACTAAAATGATCTCCGTTATATCTTGCATTCTCCCATGTCTCCTGCAACACTACTTTTGTGGGGTGGAAATCATTATGtccctgcaaattagcccaatagTTTGTCATCAACTGCCTCCTTCTTAACGCTAACGGCATTTCTCCCATTTCTACCTGTAGTGCAGGTACTGGTGAAGTTTTAAAAGCACCACAACACACTCTTAATGCCTGTGCCTGAATCATATCTAGTTTCTTTAATAAAGATTTGGCTGCTGACCCATAAGCTACACTGCCATAATCCAACACAGATCTTATCAGTGTcacatatattgtttttaatgcagagcaactagctccccatttCCTACCTGTCAAACATCTCATcacattaattacttttttgcattttccttCTATTTTCTTTATATGATCTGCCCATGTTAACCGTGAATCGAAAATAACTCCCAAAAATTTGAATGTTCCAACCCTTTCTAATTCTTTCCCATACATATTTAACTTCATCCCTTCCTTAATTTGTTTCCTGGTGAAAAAGACTGTTTGTGTTTTTTCTATTGAGAACTTAAATCCCCAATCATATCCCCACTCTACCACCTCATCAATTGCTCCTTGTACTTTCCTGATTGCATGCTCCATATTCCTTCCCCTTTTCCACAAAGCTCCATCATCCGCAAGCAATGACCTCCCTATATCCATTGGCACCTTTGTGAAGATCAATCTTGATGATAAAAAGTAGTGGGCTAATCACACTGCCTTGAGGCGTTCCATTGCCCATAGCGTACTGACTTGACATGTCTGACCCTATTCGTACTTCAATTTTCCTTTCAAACAGAAAATTCTTTATCCAATTAAAAACTCTTCCACCTACACCCATCAAGTGCAACTTTATTAACAATCCTTccttccacatcatgtcataagctttttCTATATCAAAAAACACTGTAATGACTGATTCCTTATTGGCCTGAGCCtttcttatttaattttctaGTCTTATCACCGAATCCATTGTACTCCTTCCTTTCCTAAAACCACTTTGATAATTTGCTAGCTTTCCACTTTTTTCTAGTATATACGATACCCTTTCTGTTATCATCCTTTCCATAATTTTGCATACATTTGATGTTAATGCTATTGGCCTATAACTGGAGGGTTTAGAAGGATCCTTGCCTGGTTTCCTTATTGGAACGACTACTGCCTCTTTCCATGCATTCGGTAATCTTCCCTCCTCCCACACTCTATTATAAAGGTGCAGCAACTTTAAGAGCGCTCCTTTCCCTAGATGTTTTAGCATCACATATCTGATCTTTTCCTGAAGATGTTGGTTTAGCTCTATTTATTGCTCTCATCAACTCTGCCATTTTAAAAGGTTCATCAACTTTATCATCAGTTTTTTTCCCTCCAGTCTAACACACCTGGATGCTGATCCATTGTTCTTTTGCTTTCTCACTTTGCATACTTCTGACATGTTATCTGAACTGTGAATTTTTACAAATGCTTTTGCCATTATCTCTGCCTTATCCTTATTGGAGATTGCTATTCCTTCCTCAGTAATTACAGCTGGAATCTTCCATTCCCTCCGTACTCCTCCCATCCTTTTTATCATTCCCCACACCTCTCCCACAGGTGTTGATCTTCCTATTTCATTGCAAAATTTCTTCCAACTTGCCCTTTTTGCTTGACGTTCTGCTCTTTTCACACTAGCCTGCGCCTTCTTATACTGAATCAAATGCTGCATGTTATGGGTGTTTTTTACTAGTTTAAATGCCCTATTCCTGTTTTTAACAGCCTGACGACACTCTTCTGTCCACCATGGTACCAGTTTTTTATTCCTCCTTTGTTTATTCTTGGGAATAGATCCACCTGCTGCCATGACTATTGCTGATgttattagtttgtttatttcttcTATATTTCCAGAAATGTCTATCCGTTATAATGATTCCTCACTTAATTGCTGGAATTTTACCCAATCTGCTCTTCTAAAACCCCATTTAGGTATTCCTTCACCTGGTCTTATTTCCATTCGCTCTCCCACTGAGCATGATACTGGGTAGTGATCGCTGCCCACTGTTGTATCGCTCCAAATATGCCAGTTACTTATTCCAGCCAAGGGATTAGACACTAAAGTAATATCTAATGCCGATTCATTTCCAGTTATGTTTATTCTTGTTCCTCTTCCATCATTCATACACACTAATTCCTTATCATCCATCAAATCTTCTATTACCCTTCCATTTACATCCGTATGTGAACCCCCCCATATTTTACTGTGAGCATTATAATCTGCACACCATATTACTTTTTGTCTATTATTTCCTTGTATCCTTAATAACTTATCTATTTCCAACCTTTTACAAGGATTATAGTAATTTATTATAACCACTTCCTCCACTCTTTCCCACAATATCCTCTCCCTTTTCTAGTACCCTATATGGAATATCTTGCTTAATAAATGTAGcacaccctcctcctcctccccgtcCCCCATTATCTCTGTCATTCCTTATCCCTATATATCCCTGAATCACAAACTCTAAATTTGGTTTTAACCAAGTTTCTTGGATACATACTACATCTGGATTTACTTTCCTGTCTTTGATGAAATGTTTGAATTCCTGGCCATTGGCCAGTAAGCTTCTAGCATtccattgtaaaataaaaaccattattataAACCAATACATGTTGCTTCCTGGCTTGACTGATTGGTAAGGTTCTCCCTCACTTCTTCCCATGTCAGTCCCACTAGTCCTATATGATTTACTGCTGCTTTGACAACCAGCTTAATTTGATCATTTTTTGATTTAACTTCAGCTGTACTGTTTATCACTCCTGCAATAAACGTGACCAAGTCCTTTTTGTCCACATAAACCTTGTCACTTGtactttgttgttgttcttccacCCCCAATTCTGCTTGTTTTATGGTAATATTATCATGTATTCTTGACACTCTTGCTGCTTCTGCATAAGTGATCCTTTTTTCCactctcattttcttttttcactatCCCTTTCACTCCTTCTCTTGTCGCTTTTAATCTTTGTGCACTCACTATTTCCCCCCCTTTAATATGTCTCTTAAGGTCTTCCATTCCTACATTCATTGGTATCCCCGAGATCACTCCTTTGCATCCTCCACCATTTCGTGCTCCCACCCTCCTTGTGTTTATCACTTTCAGTTTTCCAATCTCTTTTACCTTGAATGCTTTCTCAAATTGAACTTCATTAGCACACTTGACCAACAAATTTCCATCATTTAGAACCTTTGCATTTAATATCTCCCCTATCTTACTTGCCAGATGTTTTGTTAATGCAAACGGGTTGATAATTTTCATATTCTCTTGATCTTTATCATTGAATCTTATTATGACTATAAGATTATCATGTATATCCTTCTTATTTTGCTCTTGTCCTTCTTCCTCACTTTCCGACCCCTCATCATTTtcatttcttattcttttattcCCTTTTGCTTGACTGTCTTTCTTTTTTGAAAGCTCTCCCTTTAATTTTCcctcattttcttcatttttcccTTCACTATAATCCATTTCTTCCCACCAACCTATGTCTGATCCATTCACGAAGCAGTCGTGCTCAACCGCTCCCAATTCAGTGTTTGCAATGTTTTTTGAATTTGATTACTATTTCCTCGATCACGTCCTGCTGATGTCGCCGCCATTCTCCTCTCCTGTCGTTCCTGAGAGTCACTTCCGCTTTCCAGGCCAATGAACGGAGAGACTGCAGCCCTCAGCCCTCTGGTAGCCGTTGAgctcaggcggcaaggaagtcgaccggaagttgaagtcggccgcgtgccgccatcttgtagcagaacttcacttgctttagcattcccattgactcccattcattttggcgtcactttgacagcgaataactttacatctgaggcgttttaaagactccgtttgtccattatttatttctaaagatacacgacaatgtataaagggctccattaccttctatgttacattatggccccgtagaaacagtttttgtaaaaataggctaaagattgcgtcataaccactccactctctgtcgcattaccgtacagacaggaggagaagctagcaggcaattaacttaatatggcgtactggcgttacattttaaaatactatacaaaataattaatcataatacttactcctgctcactcacgccaaagaactccccgctcaagctcgccgtctctgcaagatcaacgatggcagttttcacgcacagctactagaagatttatatctgtcagacaggttgctgacgtcatcaagcttagtttgagtctgcgcgtcagaaacggaagtgctaaaaaatgctaaaaatgggcttcacttgtctcaattgagttccaatggggtcgctgtgtccatttcttttactgtctatggttgagCTGCACTGCGGCGTCTGGTCGCGAGACAGCGAGGAGTCCTGTGCGTCGAGGCGTCGACGTCACgtcggaagttgaagtcggccgcgtgctgccatcttgtagcagaattTCACTTACGTTCatgttagcatcccattgactcccattcattttggcgtcactttgacagcgaataactgtataaaatgtatactttaactgtagaaaaaatgtataaagggctccattaccttctatgttacattatggccctgtagaaacagtttttgtaaaaaaaggctaacgattgagtcataaccactcgactctctgtcgcacagtagagaaattacagtacagacaggaggagaagctcgcaggcaatcggggagacgtcaagagagaagcccatagatatagagtccataaaagcaacgggacaaaatattTCAACAACGTTTTTGAGGATAAATAATTCTGTATGTGGCAAGTGAATACATATAAAGTAGCTTTTATCCACGAACATTAATAATTTATctacttcattaaataatgaagtatGGGTGTGATGGCTACGGCCACACAGGGTAACATCACCTCAATTCTAAACATTTGATTATGGTTTTAGTTCACCTCCATAGTTTGTTGCACTTATTATTTACAGGCATCTAAACTATGTTATTTAAATAAGGAAACCAATACAGTTTTGATTTGGTTTATTTTGCTTTACCTTGATTTTGATTTACAGGGAGTGCACTAATTCCATATTTCTTTGTGTTGAGTTACCTGGACCTGTTGGGGCGGTCCCTTCCTGGTTGGGCAAAAGGAGTGGCTAAGGGCTGAGGAGACCTATATCTGGGAGCCAGCTCATTAGGCCATACCATGTCTCACCATGTGCCAGGGGGATTTTGTCCTTAGTTAGCTCTCAAGTTCCCAAGTGTTAGGTTTGTTTACCCCTTCAATGTTATTTGGTTTTGTCAAGCTGTTATATAAGCTTTCTTCTGTGTCTTTTGTGGCGGGTCAGTGTTTTGTTTAGTTAACCTTGTGTTGTGAGTTGATGTATTTGAGcttatattcagttatttttgttgacCTCTTTTTAGGCCTAGTTATTAGTTTTGGTCCTTATgtaatttttcaatattttgggTAATAAAAAAACCCACGTTTTTGAAAAACCTCCTGTGTCCTCTTGCCTCACTGTCCTGGTCCCTGACAATGGGTAACGGCCGGTATATTGACGGGGAATGgagaaattatcaggaaattataCAGGCAGTGTAAGAAAAATCTCAATGTCAATCGCGGTTAacgttcctttatttatttacagatctaCGCTTGAAGATGAATGTGATCCCTTTCATCCTGATCGGAAGCCATCTACAAAATGTCATAGCCTACATAacatgaaataaagaaaaaagtgtttttgaCCATGATTTATTAGCCAAAACTGCATGATTTAACACCTAGCtcacaattatttgaatattagcCTATGGGCAAATGTTTTACGTGAAGAGATGAGCAATTTTAAGAAACTATAAACAATTAGCAATTTTAAGAGACTATAAATGAACAGCCTATATTGAATCGATACGAAAATGACTCGAGGGGATATTGTATACTGACAGTATGGTTCCTGGGATTATATATGTCTGTTTTGGATGGGTTACTATTCGGTTTGATGTAGATAGAAGGAAacgaacatttttttaatgtgtgcgtttatgcatgtatgtgtgcatgtgctatttgaatcacttttaataattttggatgattgtacacgttctttatatatatatatatatatatatatatatatatatatatatatatatatatatatattatgtgtgtgtgtgtgtgtgtgtgttcaacatAAGCTAATTAAGCTAAGTAAAATGACTAAGTACTGCAGAAAGGCAAACGATTACAATccaaaaataggctataatttcagagtcgataataataataaaagtcgaTTTTAGCCACTTCTTTTGTCAGGcttataatgttttaatgtaagatgtcatattgtaattatatatagcgtaatatgatatgatatataattattataatattattatattatattctattattatattatattatgttattactaTACAATACGATTTGAtttccaaaatcacacacacacagccatatGTGAGTTTATTCTGATGCGTCATTGAGCGTTCGAGTTAACGTAAGGTTATATACACCTGACatcaaaaattacattatatttaaaatattcgaTCCCTGGGCGGTTAAATAACTATTGGGTATGAATTCATATCAGTTCTTGAACATAATTTTACATAACTTCTTAATAGTatgcattaacttaatatggcgtactggcgttacattttaaaataatatacaaaataattaaccagaatacttactcctgctcactcacgccaaagaactccccgctcaagctcgccgtctctgcaagattaacgatggcagttttcacgcacagctactagaagatttacatctgtcagacaggttgctgacgtcatcaagcttagtttgagtctgcgcgtcagaaacggaagtgctaaaaaacgctaaaaatgggcttcacttgtctcagttgagttccaatggggtcgctgtgtccatttcttttactgtctatccTGCGCTCGAGCAGTGAGGTTTCAATAAGACACGCGCTCATTGGCCGCGGACAGTCAGTATCAGCCCTCCACAATAACTGacagcacactcacacacacacacacacaca from Carassius carassius chromosome 29, fCarCar2.1, whole genome shotgun sequence harbors:
- the slc35a4 gene encoding probable UDP-sugar transporter protein SLC35A4 gives rise to the protein MIVIDNVGSSEAEAPLRRCWLCLLLLLVLIYGSHAPLISLTKVDGRVPFSPSSCVLLIEFIKLVLSFAALLASGNLSGLRISAWMVVPYAIPALLYAFNNNLVVFMQAYMDPSSFQVLSNLKIASTALLYTACLGKRLRLGQWLALGMLVAAGVCHSYSSLDWEASGESAARLQITSWGLLLVLVYCFISGLAAVYTERVLKTQRLPLSLQNLFLYVFGVGINLASHLSGGGQQGFFEGFSALVWLIIAGQAANGLLMSVIMKHGTGITRLFVISSSMLVNGVLSWGILGIQLTPYFLFPVVLIGWAVYLYYR
- the LOC132109911 gene encoding SLC35A4 upstream open reading frame protein-like, whose protein sequence is MAEDKDPATRLKDLVELKEHLEEIQRKVEDEVQAGIPQGGSLLASPFLKGFLAGCVISRLRSSGFLGVALGTLTGIYAAQKYEVPNIETSVRDFLSSLKKGPSN